A DNA window from Thermococcus sp. 4557 contains the following coding sequences:
- the eif2g gene encoding translation initiation factor IF-2 subunit gamma, producing the protein MAKKKEFRQAEVNIGMVGHVDHGKTTLTRALTGIWTDTHSEELRRGITIKIGFADAEIRKCPNCGRYSSSPVCPYCGHETEFERRVSFIDAPGHEALMTTMLAGASLMDGAVLVIAANEGIMPQTREHLMALQIVGNQNIVIALNKIELVDREKVIERYHEIKEFVKGTVAENAPIIPISALHGANVDVLLAAIEEFIPTPKHDLEKPPKMLVLRSFDVNKPGTKPEKLVGGVIGGSIIQGKLKVGDEIEIRPGVPYEDHGRIKYEPITTEITSLQAGGKFVDEAYPGGLVGVGTKLDPYLTKGDLMAGNVVGKPGQLPPVWDDLRLEVHLLERVVGTEEELRVEPIKRREVLLLNVGTARTMGLVTGLGKNEVELKLQIPICAEVGDRVAISRQVGSRWRLIGYGFIRE; encoded by the coding sequence ATGGCAAAGAAGAAGGAGTTTAGACAGGCTGAAGTTAACATCGGAATGGTTGGTCACGTTGATCACGGTAAAACGACCCTCACCAGGGCCCTGACCGGTATCTGGACCGACACCCACAGCGAGGAGCTGAGAAGGGGAATCACCATCAAGATAGGTTTCGCAGACGCGGAGATAAGGAAGTGCCCGAACTGCGGGAGGTATTCGAGCTCACCGGTGTGCCCGTACTGCGGCCACGAGACCGAGTTCGAGAGGAGGGTTTCTTTCATAGACGCCCCCGGCCACGAGGCCCTGATGACCACCATGCTCGCCGGTGCTTCCCTTATGGACGGCGCGGTTCTCGTCATAGCGGCCAACGAGGGGATAATGCCCCAGACCAGGGAGCACCTCATGGCCCTCCAGATAGTCGGGAACCAGAACATAGTGATAGCGCTCAACAAGATCGAGCTGGTCGACAGAGAGAAGGTCATTGAAAGGTACCACGAGATAAAGGAGTTCGTCAAAGGTACCGTCGCCGAGAACGCCCCGATAATCCCGATTTCGGCCCTCCACGGCGCGAATGTTGACGTTCTCCTCGCGGCGATAGAGGAGTTCATACCAACCCCGAAGCACGACCTCGAGAAGCCGCCCAAGATGCTTGTCCTCAGGAGCTTCGACGTCAACAAGCCTGGAACCAAGCCAGAGAAGCTCGTCGGCGGCGTCATCGGCGGTTCGATAATCCAGGGCAAGCTCAAGGTCGGCGACGAGATAGAGATTCGCCCCGGCGTCCCCTACGAGGACCACGGCAGGATAAAGTACGAGCCGATAACCACCGAGATAACCTCCCTCCAGGCGGGCGGAAAGTTCGTGGACGAGGCATATCCGGGAGGACTCGTCGGCGTTGGAACCAAGCTCGACCCGTACCTCACCAAGGGCGACCTGATGGCCGGAAACGTCGTCGGAAAGCCAGGCCAGCTGCCGCCGGTCTGGGACGACCTAAGGCTCGAGGTTCACCTCCTTGAGCGCGTCGTGGGAACCGAGGAGGAGCTCAGGGTCGAGCCGATAAAGAGGCGCGAGGTTCTCCTCCTCAACGTCGGAACGGCCAGAACGATGGGTCTCGTTACAGGCCTCGGAAAGAACGAGGTCGAGCTCAAGCTCCAGATACCCATCTGCGCCGAGGTCGGCGATAGGGTCGCCATCAGCAGACAGGTTGGCTCAAGGTGGCGCCTCATAGGCTACGGCTTCATAAGGGAGTGA
- a CDS encoding PIN domain-containing protein, with translation MPERREWLVIPDTNFLLVPGQFGVDIIGELNRVLDVRFKIAVPNVVLQELEVIERKSRGKDLLAIRMAKKLAERFEVVEMGRFGERPIDDQIFDFAVKNERVIVGTNDKGLKRRLRERGIPVVYLRSKKILELEGMLE, from the coding sequence ATGCCTGAAAGACGGGAATGGCTGGTGATTCCGGACACGAATTTTCTCCTGGTTCCGGGACAGTTCGGCGTGGACATAATCGGCGAGCTGAACAGGGTTCTCGACGTGAGGTTCAAAATAGCCGTCCCCAACGTCGTCCTCCAGGAGCTGGAGGTCATAGAGAGGAAGTCCAGAGGGAAGGATTTGCTCGCCATCAGGATGGCCAAAAAGCTCGCGGAGAGGTTTGAGGTCGTTGAGATGGGCCGCTTCGGTGAGAGGCCCATAGACGACCAGATCTTCGACTTCGCCGTGAAGAACGAGAGGGTGATAGTCGGCACCAACGACAAGGGGCTGAAGAGACGCCTCCGCGAGAGGGGAATCCCGGTCGTCTACCTCCGCTCGAAGAAGATACTCGAGCTCGAG